From the genome of Methanothrix soehngenii GP6:
AGCGATTATTATAACGGCTCATACCCACTTGCCTTGGATGATATCGATCAATATCTGAAGATCAATCAGAGCGACACCTGGGCCTGGAGCTTCAGGGCCAATCTCCTGCTGAAGATGGAAAGATACGAAGAGGCGCTGGAGAGCTTTGACAGGATCATTTCTCTGGACCAATCCAATGCAAAAGCCTACAATGATCGCGCTCTCGTCCTCTCAGGTGGGCTGAACCAGGATGAAGAGGCACTGGCTTCTCTGGAAGCGGCCCTGCAGATCGATGCCCTTAATGCTAACGCCTGGTACAACAAAGGAATGGTTCTGGAGAAGATGGAACGGTACAATGAGTCACTGGAAGCCTACAGAAAGGCGATTGATCTGGATGGGGATCTAGATCGAGCCTGGTACCGTCAGGGCCATGTCCTCCTGATAGTCCAGAGATTCGATGAGTCTCTCGCTTCCCTGGATAAGGCGGTCGAATTCAACCCCGAGAACGCAGAGGCATGGAATGATAAGGGCGTGGTTTTGAGGAAACTGGAACGGAATGAGGAGGCACTCGATTGCTTCCAGAGGGCGATCCAGCTCGATCCCTCAAATGAGCTCTATCGGGAGAATTTGAATGATCTTGGCGGGGTTGAGCCCATCGTAAACTCTCCAGGAGTAATCTCGGAGAAGGTATTGGACTTCTCCTAGGCCCATTACTGATGCGCCATGATCCATCAGTTGCTGAGATTATGGCGCTCGGGCATTCCGCTACTCTGATATTTCCGCAAAATCCAAGATATGCCTCTGGATCATCTCATTTATGCTTATTAGCGACTGAACGAATACCAGTATTTTTATAGGTTCAAAAGCCAATACTAGTATCAGGTGATATAAATCATGATCAAAGGTCTATTAAAATTGTTCATCAGCCTGATGGCCTTCACTTGGCTTGCTAAAAGACTACTTCGCCGCCGCATCCAGCAGGAGGAGGAGACTGAGGAGGTCTCCTCAGATCCCTGGCATAGTTGAAGGCCAAACCAGATCCATCTCAGGTGCTCCCGGGCAGGCAGATCCAGCCCTGCCCGGAGCCGGTCTCTGATGCATTAAATGATCTGCTGATCTAGCGATCCATTGATGATCTATCTAGCCTTCACCACCACCGTTCTGGCCACGCTATCGCCCAATCTCTGCTGTTTATCGGATCGCCAGATCAATATTGCGCCAATGAGGTAGGCAAATAGGCCATCAATTATGCGCAGGATGTTTCTTGTGAACGCCTGGCTCATGTCTATGGGGCTGCCATCCTCTCTGACCACCTTTATTTTGGTGATCATCTTGCCCACGGTCTGGCCTTTCGATCCCTCCAGTAGGGTGAAGTATGCTATGTATATCGCAAAGTAAAGCACCCCCCAATACCAGGGAAACATATCCCCCTGCATACCTCCAGCTCCCAAAATATTTCCCAGAGCACCAAATATAAGGCCAAAAATTATGCTGTCTATCACCAGCGATACCAATCTAATTCCTATTCCTTGGTATTCCATCTGCTCCGGACCGTTGACCTCCAATTCAACCTGACCTGCCATGATATTCACCTTGCATATATGCTGGACCGCAAACATCAAATAACTTTCTGAGTTCCTAGGACAGGTTTTTAAAAAAATGAGATTTTAAGCCTCGGACGGGATTCGAACCCGCGACCTCGTCCTTACCAAGGACGCGCTATACCGGGCTAAGCTATCGAGGCGCCAAGAGCCCCTTGTGCTCGCCCTTCATGAACCTTTCGGTCTGAATGAGGAAAAAGAGGTGGGATAAGGTTTTCAGCAAAATTGGCAAGCAAACCACGACCCATGGCGACCCTTGCTCAACGGTTTTGCTCAGTGGCTTTGCTCAATAGCCTGCTCATAGACCTTTTCCGTACTCTCAGCTATGTGATCCCAGGAGAACTCGCTCTCTATCCTGGTCCAACCGGCCCGGGCCAGGTGTTTCATCTCTTTCGGATTGCTGATAATCCGGTTTATGCACCAGGCTATGGACTCGGGCTGGATATAAGCCAGCAGCCCATCCTGGAAGTTGTTGATTATGCTCACCGCATCAGTGGCCACCACCGGCTTGCAGGCGTCCCATGCCTCCAGCACGACCACTCCAAAGGGCTCGTTGCGAGAGGGAACGCACATCATATCGCAGGCATTGATCAGCATCTGCTTCTCCGCACTGGATGTGTACCCCAGGAACCGGCAGGAATCTGCGATGCCTAGATAGCGAGCCTTTTGCTCGCATTCCGATCTCATGCCCCCCTCGCCGATGAAGACGAAACAGACATCTGGTCTATTTCTCAGCACCTGAGGTATGGCCTCCACCAGCAGGTCCGGCCCCTTCTGGACGCTCATCCTGCCGCAGAAGAGCACCACAGGGGCCAGGGGATGGATGCCGTACTTCTCCTTGATCCGGCCGGCGTCTACGCCTCTCCGCATCTTGCCCACGATAATGCCATTGGGAATGATGGGAATCTTGTCCTTGGGCAGGCTGTAGATCTGCATCAGCTCGTCCTGCATCCTCCTGGTGGTCACAATAACCTTAGCCGCCTCATAGCATCCCTGCCACTCTCGATGAGATATCTCCTCGGATATGCCGTATCCAAAGGTGTTCCCGTTCCTACCCCATTCAGTGCTATGCATGGTCAGCAGGAAGGGCAGATGATAGTCGCTCTTTATTCGGGTCAGGGCTAGGACGGGATGCCAGTCATGGCCGTGCACTACATCGAAGTTGCCGAAGAGCTGCTGCACCGCACCGAAACGATGATAGAGGGCATCGCACATCCGGTTCATCTGATCGACGATATCGCCATGGTCGTCTACATCAGCCCGCTGGTAGTGCACCCCGTTTATCTTGTCATAGGACTCAAAGTCCCCTCTTCGGGTAAAAATATGGACCTCATGGCCCCGCCTGGCCAGCGCTTCCGATAGCTCTGAGACATGAGGGGCAACGCCACCTACTTTTATTGAATACAGACTCTCCCAGGAGAGCATTCCAATTCGCATCTATTCACCATTCATCCCTAAAGGCATCCAGCGCATGCTGCCGAGCATGTTGCAGATTGTGCGCAGGTCGTTCTGCTGAGCGTATTGCTGAAAGGATGCCAAATTATTATCAGTACGACCATTTTTTTGCTATCGTTTCTTATTGTTTGCCTGTTTAAAAGCATTTCAAGCTGATCAAATCCTTAAATCACTTAAGTCC
Proteins encoded in this window:
- a CDS encoding tetratricopeptide repeat protein produces the protein MKLIAPFLLAILMLAIPAAMGQDAEHWIAKTKSDYYNGSYPLALDDIDQYLKINQSDTWAWSFRANLLLKMERYEEALESFDRIISLDQSNAKAYNDRALVLSGGLNQDEEALASLEAALQIDALNANAWYNKGMVLEKMERYNESLEAYRKAIDLDGDLDRAWYRQGHVLLIVQRFDESLASLDKAVEFNPENAEAWNDKGVVLRKLERNEEALDCFQRAIQLDPSNELYRENLNDLGGVEPIVNSPGVISEKVLDFS
- a CDS encoding RDD family protein codes for the protein MAGQVELEVNGPEQMEYQGIGIRLVSLVIDSIIFGLIFGALGNILGAGGMQGDMFPWYWGVLYFAIYIAYFTLLEGSKGQTVGKMITKIKVVREDGSPIDMSQAFTRNILRIIDGLFAYLIGAILIWRSDKQQRLGDSVARTVVVKAR
- a CDS encoding glycosyltransferase family 4 protein: MRIGMLSWESLYSIKVGGVAPHVSELSEALARRGHEVHIFTRRGDFESYDKINGVHYQRADVDDHGDIVDQMNRMCDALYHRFGAVQQLFGNFDVVHGHDWHPVLALTRIKSDYHLPFLLTMHSTEWGRNGNTFGYGISEEISHREWQGCYEAAKVIVTTRRMQDELMQIYSLPKDKIPIIPNGIIVGKMRRGVDAGRIKEKYGIHPLAPVVLFCGRMSVQKGPDLLVEAIPQVLRNRPDVCFVFIGEGGMRSECEQKARYLGIADSCRFLGYTSSAEKQMLINACDMMCVPSRNEPFGVVVLEAWDACKPVVATDAVSIINNFQDGLLAYIQPESIAWCINRIISNPKEMKHLARAGWTRIESEFSWDHIAESTEKVYEQAIEQSH